In a single window of the Osmerus eperlanus chromosome 4, fOsmEpe2.1, whole genome shotgun sequence genome:
- the LOC134019097 gene encoding glucose-induced degradation protein 8-B homolog: MSYAEKPEDITREEWMDKLNNVHIQRADMNRLIMNYLVTEGFKEAAEKFRMESGIEPSVDLDSLDERIKIREMILKGQIQEAIALINSLHPELLDTNRYLYFHLQQQHLIELIRLRETEAALEFAQSQLAEQGEESRECLTEMERTLALLAFDNPEESPFGDLLNMLQRQKVWSEVNQSVLDYENRESTPKLAKLLKLLLWAQNELDQKKVKYPKMTDLSKGTIEDPK; the protein is encoded by the exons ATGAGTTATGCTGAAAAGCCGGAGGACATAACGAGAGAAGAGTGGATGGATAAACTCAACAATGTCCACATTCAGAGAGCTGACATGAACAGGCTCATAATGAACTACCTTGTGACAG AGGGTTTCAAGGAGGCAGCTGAGAAGTTCCGTATGGAGTCTGGGATTGAGCCCAGCGTGGACCTGGACTCTCTGGACGAGAGAATAAAGATCAGAGAGATGATCTTAAAAGGACAGATCCAGGAAGCCATCGCACTGATAAATAGCCTGCACCCAGAGCTGTTGGACACCAACCGCTACCTGTACTTTCATCTACAG CAGCAGCACCTGATCGAGCTGATCCGCCTGAGGGAGACTGAGGCAGCGCTGGAGTTTGCCCAGTCCCAGCTGGCTGAGCAAGGGGAGGAGAGCCGCGAATGTCTGACTGAGATGGAGAGAACCCTGGCTCTGCTGGCGTTCGACAACCCTGAGGAGTCACCCTTTGGAGATCTGCTCAACATGTTGCAAAGGCAGAAG GTGTGGAGTGAGGTGAACCAGTCTGTACTGGACTATGAGAATAGAGAGTCTACACCCAAACTGGCCAAGCTCCTGAAGCTGCTCCTGTGGGCTCAGAATGAACTTGACCAAAAAAAAGTGAAGTATCCCAAAATGACAGACCTCAGCAAGGGAACTATTGAGGACCCAAAGTGA